One window from the genome of Parachlamydiales bacterium encodes:
- a CDS encoding DnaJ domain-containing protein, which translates to MSVNNSLGFNLNARSFVPATTSKVPEVEFNPEYTAQKTYSELGSRLSFSMIGTKVLRVYPCTVGGEHLWTFVPPSLFLDDIRNSSLIFSRFVDRKPLFIVNGKETFFLPEFNDANWITEEDFLNHREKIREKTAPRLHGANPSNSHQEVISAGKVNARSLTPQDKGKKFVRITPMVDEAVCEYYWDFVPKDNETPQELQNRIPFLTALTDETMTFSLHRQDEEYPIECNEAVWITINEYFAYKKEHGPAADAPKWGAHPVKLQLIVSDEKFPLLSEADIGKIFVRSYPHYDQKNHAYQWCYICEPKTLDVRKLALVLRKITSTDLIFSYFKEGNASEQGFRMDTKWNDGYWTPVDTYCEKQGFSFFENDPAFMHLPGYVFRRSFKELEGEKISDDLIGKKLVRLHPYLSKTTYKWKYIPKEATPKAVVDAAVELSKKDGKYFVGKYSRPCNDNYWMELNQFFKKLNLTYVYEPVDGHHPTNPEWKVFPELGEPLSEKHINKRVVRVYPYLEKEKFQWDIIPRLLTINALIDVSAYVRSSNKLFLDKYNYLTPNVLKDSYWIEINEFISKLDLPYESAPVDGRHPVNKTRVYTEWGEKLSAKHIGRNVLRVYPYKEEKNMRDVQIRRYNWQFIPNKETYDEVESASYEIDEFKGRLHHNYFSNYFSRNNDLRPFEEDSFWMSSDEFMEKLNIPFPYGPVDGHHPERPQQKVYPEWGEKLSEKHIGQHMVRVYPSRDMRYIWDYIPLKAKRKHINCLKLHRTKEGQYYLGRNESKRAVEDSYWLTAKEFAEKLNIPLRNAPVNGSDPARPERKVYPELGRILNKDHIGKMVKRVYPFHRKLSYWWDYIPMSGSEENVKDSLLRPLTILSEIKDDGSLVIKQSEGSFSLSKKWNDGNWALAEDIFAHAVSKRFLPEPPAISLSVYPQQKASALLGQKLKEVYVKEAKFIRSYPNIEMTDQASQWRFIPEKLTLKAVLKAAEEVEQFFKEKDVKAWSGFNLPEIWNDTHWITVDKYCEHYGIEKKETLRKTIKEWFNKIKKHCATYLYSENYIYQEMPTPKPETTSATDSSKKKDPKDPYEILGVPRTEQDFAVFKMAYRKLSRKYHPDKNKDPITHEKFKTLKPALETIRKNLLGKTGFFMFDPNLTLEETFKLAKEYYDSLVGKKRLIELSHHKETLSQWNNFLLEYQKCLDLPSEDKLLKLFVKRQSMFIQEEYDFYNVLVLLKELNYPTKWMTKDEGHALLLTNREKIYALYQEWVQKGISGFKTYELANVHISVYLYVIDSYIACTRQLVDLSVMEGDKAQAFDLREKLSEWIDSARKELEQMLSRAYKNTREFDLLVLFHNDKPNFTVPDFGVPQEESASTENKEENSSVDNDSDSEELLEIDSGEMPHIKSAPTDPMLTLEYTEEWERNKEAATEETSAVQDSNAAPVDNTETEIELKKKGKKPTLSKNIKQNLKHLDVHVKWLGFYISMS; encoded by the coding sequence ATGTCTGTTAATAACTCTCTTGGATTTAATCTTAACGCAAGATCTTTCGTTCCTGCAACCACCTCAAAAGTTCCGGAAGTAGAATTCAACCCTGAATATACTGCGCAGAAGACATATTCAGAACTGGGAAGCCGTCTCTCTTTCTCGATGATAGGCACAAAAGTTTTACGTGTTTACCCATGTACTGTAGGCGGAGAGCATCTTTGGACATTTGTTCCTCCTTCTTTGTTCCTTGATGATATTCGAAATTCATCCCTGATTTTCTCTCGTTTTGTGGATAGAAAACCTCTTTTTATAGTGAATGGAAAAGAAACCTTTTTTTTACCCGAATTTAATGATGCCAATTGGATCACAGAAGAGGATTTTCTAAACCACCGCGAAAAAATACGCGAAAAGACTGCTCCACGTTTACATGGGGCTAATCCGTCAAATTCCCACCAAGAAGTGATCTCTGCAGGAAAAGTGAATGCCCGGTCGCTCACCCCCCAAGATAAAGGTAAAAAGTTTGTCCGTATCACGCCCATGGTTGATGAAGCCGTATGCGAATATTATTGGGATTTTGTGCCGAAAGACAATGAAACGCCTCAGGAGTTGCAGAATAGGATCCCTTTTCTAACAGCTCTGACGGATGAGACAATGACTTTCTCTTTACATAGGCAAGACGAAGAATACCCCATAGAATGTAATGAGGCTGTATGGATAACTATTAATGAATACTTTGCTTATAAAAAAGAACATGGTCCTGCTGCAGACGCTCCTAAATGGGGAGCTCACCCCGTCAAATTGCAGCTCATTGTTTCGGATGAGAAATTTCCACTTTTATCAGAGGCTGATATAGGGAAGATTTTTGTACGCAGCTACCCCCATTACGACCAAAAAAATCATGCGTATCAATGGTGTTACATCTGTGAGCCTAAAACTCTGGATGTACGCAAGCTCGCTTTAGTATTAAGAAAGATAACATCTACAGACTTAATCTTTTCCTACTTTAAAGAGGGTAATGCTTCTGAACAGGGGTTCCGTATGGATACCAAATGGAATGATGGGTATTGGACACCTGTGGATACCTATTGCGAAAAACAAGGTTTCAGCTTTTTCGAAAATGATCCAGCATTTATGCATCTACCCGGATACGTTTTTCGCAGATCTTTTAAAGAGCTGGAAGGCGAGAAAATCTCGGATGATTTGATAGGAAAAAAACTCGTTCGACTGCATCCTTATTTAAGTAAGACAACGTACAAATGGAAATATATTCCCAAAGAAGCAACTCCAAAAGCTGTCGTGGACGCAGCTGTAGAGTTATCTAAGAAAGATGGAAAGTATTTTGTGGGGAAGTATTCCCGTCCCTGCAACGATAATTACTGGATGGAGCTGAACCAATTTTTCAAAAAACTCAATTTAACTTATGTTTACGAACCTGTGGACGGGCATCATCCTACAAACCCCGAATGGAAAGTATTTCCTGAGTTAGGCGAGCCCCTATCAGAAAAGCATATCAATAAAAGAGTTGTCCGCGTCTATCCTTACCTTGAGAAGGAAAAATTCCAATGGGATATCATCCCTCGTCTATTAACCATTAACGCGCTAATTGATGTCAGCGCATACGTAAGAAGCAGTAATAAATTATTTTTAGATAAGTATAATTACCTAACGCCAAATGTATTGAAAGACAGCTACTGGATAGAAATTAACGAGTTTATTTCTAAATTAGATTTGCCTTATGAATCTGCTCCTGTAGACGGACGTCATCCCGTCAATAAAACCAGAGTTTATACGGAGTGGGGAGAAAAACTCTCAGCTAAACATATCGGCCGTAACGTCCTTCGTGTCTATCCTTACAAGGAAGAGAAAAACATGCGAGATGTGCAAATAAGACGTTATAATTGGCAGTTTATTCCAAATAAAGAGACCTACGATGAAGTAGAAAGTGCAAGTTATGAAATCGACGAATTCAAGGGCAGACTGCATCATAATTATTTTTCAAATTACTTTTCCAGAAACAATGATCTTAGACCCTTTGAAGAAGATAGTTTTTGGATGAGTTCTGATGAGTTTATGGAAAAATTGAATATTCCTTTCCCTTACGGCCCTGTCGATGGACACCACCCCGAACGCCCCCAACAGAAAGTTTATCCGGAGTGGGGTGAAAAACTCTCTGAAAAGCATATAGGCCAGCATATGGTACGGGTATATCCTTCACGTGATATGAGATACATCTGGGACTATATCCCCCTTAAAGCTAAACGTAAGCACATCAATTGTCTAAAACTACACCGCACAAAAGAGGGACAATATTATTTAGGGCGTAATGAGTCCAAAAGAGCGGTAGAAGACTCCTACTGGCTTACGGCAAAGGAATTCGCAGAAAAACTTAATATTCCTTTACGTAATGCACCTGTGAATGGATCCGACCCCGCTCGTCCTGAAAGAAAAGTATATCCGGAATTGGGTCGCATATTAAATAAGGACCATATTGGAAAGATGGTCAAACGTGTTTATCCATTTCACCGGAAATTGTCCTACTGGTGGGATTATATCCCTATGAGCGGCTCCGAAGAAAACGTAAAAGACTCTCTGCTCAGACCTTTGACGATACTCTCAGAAATCAAGGATGACGGATCCTTAGTCATAAAACAAAGTGAAGGATCATTTTCACTAAGTAAAAAATGGAATGATGGAAATTGGGCGTTGGCAGAAGATATCTTTGCTCATGCTGTAAGCAAGCGTTTTCTACCGGAACCTCCTGCCATATCTTTATCTGTCTATCCTCAACAGAAGGCTTCTGCATTATTAGGTCAAAAACTTAAGGAGGTCTATGTTAAAGAGGCGAAGTTCATCCGTTCATACCCCAACATAGAAATGACCGACCAAGCCTCCCAGTGGAGATTTATTCCTGAAAAACTCACCCTCAAGGCAGTTTTAAAAGCCGCAGAGGAAGTTGAACAATTTTTTAAAGAAAAAGATGTGAAGGCATGGAGTGGTTTCAACCTGCCTGAGATATGGAATGATACACATTGGATCACTGTAGACAAATACTGCGAACATTATGGCATCGAGAAAAAAGAAACCCTTAGAAAAACCATAAAAGAATGGTTTAATAAGATTAAGAAGCATTGCGCAACATATCTTTACTCAGAAAATTATATATATCAAGAAATGCCCACACCAAAACCAGAAACAACCTCTGCCACGGATAGTTCAAAAAAGAAAGATCCAAAAGATCCTTATGAAATTTTAGGAGTACCGCGTACGGAACAGGATTTTGCCGTATTCAAAATGGCATATCGAAAACTTTCACGAAAATACCATCCGGATAAAAACAAGGATCCTATTACACACGAAAAATTCAAAACGCTTAAACCTGCGCTAGAAACTATTAGAAAAAATCTATTAGGTAAGACGGGATTCTTTATGTTTGATCCCAACCTTACATTGGAAGAAACTTTTAAGCTGGCAAAGGAATATTATGACAGTCTTGTAGGAAAAAAACGCTTAATCGAACTTTCCCATCATAAAGAAACCTTGTCCCAATGGAATAACTTTTTGTTGGAGTATCAAAAATGTTTGGATCTTCCTTCAGAAGACAAGCTTTTAAAACTCTTTGTCAAACGACAATCTATGTTCATTCAGGAGGAATATGATTTTTACAATGTGTTGGTCTTGCTTAAAGAATTGAACTACCCTACAAAATGGATGACGAAGGATGAAGGGCATGCGTTATTACTGACCAATAGGGAAAAAATATATGCGCTCTACCAGGAATGGGTTCAGAAGGGAATAAGTGGTTTCAAAACATATGAGCTCGCTAATGTTCACATCTCCGTTTATTTATACGTCATCGACAGTTACATCGCTTGCACAAGGCAACTTGTGGATTTATCTGTAATGGAAGGGGATAAAGCCCAAGCTTTTGATCTACGAGAAAAACTGAGTGAATGGATTGATAGCGCTCGCAAAGAGTTGGAGCAAATGCTCTCGCGTGCCTATAAGAATACCAGGGAGTTTGATCTTTTAGTTTTATTCCATAATGATAAACCAAATTTTACTGTTCCCGATTTCGGAGTACCTCAAGAAGAGAGTGCTTCTACTGAAAATAAAGAAGAAAATAGCTCTGTAGATAACGATTCTGATTCAGAAGAATTATTAGAAATTGATTCCGGAGAGATGCCGCATATAAAAAGTGCGCCAACAGACCCTATGCTCACTTTAGAGTATACGGAGGAATGGGAAAGGAATAAAGAGGCTGCTACTGAAGAGACAAGTGCGGTTCAAGATTCTAATGCTGCCCCTGTGGACAATACTGAAACGGAGATTGAGCTTAAGAAGAAAGGTAAAAAACCGACACTAAGCAAAAATATAAAACAGAACTTAAAACACTTAGACGTACATGTAAAATGGCTAGGGTTTTATATAAGCATGTCCTAG
- a CDS encoding L-serine ammonia-lyase, with protein MAISVFDLYSIGIGPSSSHTVGPMRAARRFALELNDLKLLSETGRIKTELYGSLALTGKGHNTDIAILLGLSGYTPEGVNPDAVPEITSSIRNNRKLSILLKHEMTFNEADDLLFHGDKLLPYHPNGMRFSAFDINGKLLLEKVFYSVGGGFIVDHSEAARDDTLGDHHHPLPHPFATAEAMLDHCRTHNFSIKELMLRNELTWRTQEEIHAGILRIWEVMCFCTERGCHQEGILPGGLNVRRRAAKLWQSLEQRKKEGKESPAEVMEWVSLWALAVNEENAASGRVVTAPTNGSAGVIPAVLHYLVKYYPEIDEEGIITFFLVSGAIGILYKEGASISAAEMGCMGEVGVACSMAAAGLTAALGGTNEQIENAAEIGMEHNLGLTCDPILGLVQIPCIERNTMGAVKAINAALLALAGDGLHRVSLDQVIATMRQTGKDMKSIYKETSQGGLAVNVPEC; from the coding sequence ATGGCTATTAGTGTATTTGACCTTTATTCGATCGGAATAGGTCCGTCTAGCTCGCATACTGTAGGACCCATGCGCGCAGCTCGTCGTTTTGCACTAGAGCTCAATGACTTAAAACTTTTGTCCGAAACGGGGCGTATTAAAACAGAACTTTATGGATCACTGGCGCTCACAGGGAAAGGTCATAATACCGACATCGCAATATTATTGGGATTAAGTGGTTACACTCCCGAAGGTGTGAATCCCGATGCTGTCCCGGAAATTACATCTTCCATTCGTAACAACCGTAAACTCAGTATACTTCTGAAACATGAAATGACGTTCAATGAAGCGGACGACTTATTATTTCATGGAGACAAACTATTACCTTACCATCCCAATGGGATGCGATTCAGCGCGTTTGACATAAATGGCAAGTTGCTCCTTGAAAAAGTTTTTTATTCTGTCGGCGGGGGATTTATTGTAGATCATTCCGAAGCTGCGAGAGATGACACGCTCGGCGACCATCATCACCCTTTACCCCATCCATTTGCCACAGCCGAAGCCATGCTGGATCACTGTCGTACCCATAACTTTTCTATAAAGGAGCTTATGCTCCGCAATGAACTGACCTGGAGAACTCAAGAAGAAATCCATGCAGGGATTTTAAGAATTTGGGAAGTGATGTGTTTCTGTACAGAAAGGGGATGCCATCAAGAAGGAATTCTTCCCGGCGGATTAAATGTCCGTCGCCGTGCAGCAAAACTTTGGCAAAGCCTGGAGCAACGCAAAAAAGAAGGCAAAGAATCCCCTGCGGAAGTTATGGAATGGGTAAGTCTTTGGGCTTTAGCGGTTAATGAAGAAAATGCCGCCAGTGGCAGAGTCGTCACTGCCCCTACAAATGGTTCAGCGGGGGTTATACCGGCCGTACTACACTATCTTGTAAAATATTATCCCGAGATCGACGAAGAAGGAATCATTACCTTCTTCCTAGTTTCAGGCGCCATAGGCATTCTCTATAAAGAAGGGGCTTCTATCTCTGCTGCTGAAATGGGCTGTATGGGTGAAGTCGGCGTAGCGTGTTCGATGGCCGCTGCCGGATTAACCGCCGCTCTCGGCGGTACGAATGAGCAGATAGAAAATGCTGCCGAAATCGGAATGGAACATAATTTAGGGTTAACTTGCGATCCCATCCTAGGCCTTGTCCAAATTCCGTGCATCGAAAGAAATACAATGGGAGCGGTAAAAGCTATCAATGCAGCATTATTAGCTCTTGCAGGGGATGGGTTACATCGTGTATCTCTAGATCAAGTAATAGCAACAATGCGGCAGACCGGCAAAGACATGAAGAGCATCTATAAAGAGACTTCTCAAGGCGGCCTTGCTGTCAACGTACCCGAGTGTTAA
- a CDS encoding diphosphate--fructose-6-phosphate 1-phosphotransferase, translated as MSVHSSCSPLQLQRQQYQPKLPSILEHLRQVGGHFKALDGNEADPSILSLFPQTKDQDEIVFSIQSGLPAHTPKRVGVLFSGGQASGGHNVITGLFDALVNLHHESRLFGFLGGPSGLISDQHVEITHDLVQKYRNQGGFDMIGSGRTKIETSAQYEAALYTAEHLKLDAIVIIGGDDSNTNAALLAEFIKSKGRNICVIGVPKTIDGDLKNEHIEISFGFDTASKTFADIIGNIARDALSAKKYYHFIRLMGRSASHIALECALQTHPNYVVIAEEVLEKAKTLQNITDEICDVISRRAAAGKNYGIILLPEGIIEFIPEFRLLINELNTVLAPDKPHALALDAATDKKALLSTLLSDASNQCFKSIPQAIQEQLLMDRDPHGNVQVSKIETEKLFITAVEKELEERKQKGLFQGKFSAQGHFLGYEGRSCYPSNFDSQYCNALGYVAALLIQMRATGYIATVSRLAEAVDEWQCGGIPLVKMMAMEERHGKQKPVIKKALVDLNNAPFKTLAKLRDSWVQEDKYCFPGPIQFAGLPALTEGRTFTLLLESSKNLQ; from the coding sequence ATGTCAGTGCATTCCTCTTGCAGCCCTTTACAACTCCAGCGTCAGCAATATCAGCCTAAGCTACCCTCCATCTTGGAGCATTTAAGGCAAGTCGGCGGCCATTTCAAAGCCCTTGACGGTAATGAAGCCGATCCTTCGATTTTAAGTCTTTTCCCCCAGACCAAGGATCAGGATGAAATTGTATTCTCTATTCAGTCTGGCTTACCGGCCCATACGCCCAAGAGGGTAGGGGTGCTTTTCTCCGGAGGACAAGCGTCCGGAGGGCATAATGTGATCACCGGCCTTTTTGATGCTTTAGTTAATCTGCATCACGAAAGCCGCCTTTTTGGATTTCTAGGGGGGCCTTCCGGTCTGATTTCTGATCAGCATGTTGAAATCACACACGACCTTGTCCAAAAGTACCGCAATCAAGGCGGCTTTGATATGATCGGTTCAGGCAGGACTAAAATAGAAACGTCAGCTCAATATGAGGCAGCCCTTTATACTGCAGAGCACCTAAAGTTAGATGCTATCGTTATCATAGGGGGAGATGATTCTAATACGAATGCGGCGTTACTTGCAGAATTCATTAAATCTAAAGGCCGCAATATCTGTGTTATTGGCGTCCCAAAAACGATAGATGGCGACCTGAAAAATGAGCATATCGAAATTTCGTTTGGCTTCGATACGGCAAGCAAAACCTTTGCCGATATCATCGGTAATATTGCACGTGATGCCCTCTCGGCAAAAAAATACTATCACTTTATACGGTTAATGGGGCGCTCTGCCTCTCACATCGCTTTGGAATGCGCACTGCAGACTCATCCTAATTATGTTGTGATTGCGGAGGAAGTATTGGAAAAAGCTAAAACACTGCAAAATATTACGGATGAAATCTGCGATGTCATCAGCCGGCGCGCTGCAGCAGGGAAAAACTACGGCATTATCTTGCTGCCGGAGGGGATTATAGAATTCATTCCGGAATTCCGTTTACTCATCAATGAACTTAATACCGTTTTAGCACCGGATAAACCGCACGCTCTAGCGCTGGATGCAGCAACTGATAAAAAGGCTCTTTTATCTACATTGCTTTCTGACGCATCCAATCAGTGTTTTAAATCAATACCGCAGGCCATTCAAGAGCAGCTATTAATGGACCGTGATCCGCACGGTAATGTGCAGGTATCTAAGATTGAGACGGAGAAATTATTTATTACAGCCGTTGAAAAAGAGCTGGAAGAACGGAAACAGAAGGGTCTTTTTCAAGGAAAGTTCAGCGCTCAGGGGCACTTTTTGGGATATGAAGGACGTAGTTGCTACCCTTCAAATTTTGATTCCCAATATTGTAATGCCCTAGGTTACGTAGCGGCGCTGCTAATTCAGATGAGAGCTACGGGGTATATTGCCACAGTAAGTCGGCTTGCAGAAGCCGTAGACGAATGGCAGTGCGGGGGGATTCCTCTTGTGAAGATGATGGCAATGGAAGAAAGGCACGGAAAACAAAAGCCGGTCATAAAAAAAGCTTTGGTAGACCTTAATAATGCTCCGTTTAAAACGTTAGCAAAATTACGTGACAGCTGGGTACAGGAAGATAAATATTGTTTTCCGGGACCTATACAATTTGCGGGGTTGCCTGCTTTGACGGAGGGGCGTACTTTTACTCTATTGTTGGAGAGCTCAAAAAATTTACAATAG
- a CDS encoding alpha/beta fold hydrolase, whose protein sequence is METEIKRDVIRVDERHPIQFKVGHQNLFGMMHMPLIGQKVPAVLICHGLGGDKNGRYRAYVILARMLAENGIACMRFDYRGCGDSEGEFSQVTLSSQVEDAIAASHFLQHYPGIDNTRLGIFGRSFGGLIAVHAAAKTKAFCSIGLWSAVFNGEPWREIWEQAQMGTLPQEHYNAAMTVNGHIVDVQLWKELFMSDTSGSLGHLHDIPLLHIHGEKDGRVSVSQADEYHKIREAAQAPNHFLRLKESDHDFSNIWEREEAFESTLDWFRQTL, encoded by the coding sequence ATGGAAACAGAAATCAAGCGTGATGTGATCAGGGTAGACGAACGTCATCCCATACAATTCAAAGTCGGCCATCAGAACCTTTTTGGGATGATGCATATGCCTTTGATAGGACAGAAAGTTCCTGCCGTACTTATCTGCCATGGTTTGGGCGGAGATAAAAATGGCCGCTACCGCGCCTATGTCATCCTTGCCCGTATGTTAGCAGAGAACGGCATCGCCTGCATGCGCTTTGATTATCGCGGCTGCGGTGACAGTGAAGGGGAATTTAGCCAAGTCACATTAAGCTCCCAAGTTGAAGATGCTATTGCGGCCTCTCACTTCTTGCAACACTATCCCGGCATTGACAACACGCGTTTGGGGATTTTTGGGCGTTCTTTCGGAGGGCTTATAGCCGTTCATGCTGCAGCAAAGACGAAAGCATTTTGCAGTATAGGACTTTGGTCTGCAGTGTTTAATGGCGAACCATGGCGCGAAATCTGGGAACAGGCGCAAATGGGGACATTGCCTCAAGAACACTACAATGCAGCTATGACTGTTAACGGTCATATTGTGGACGTACAACTATGGAAAGAGCTGTTCATGTCCGATACTTCAGGCTCATTAGGACATCTTCATGATATTCCTCTGCTTCATATTCACGGCGAAAAAGACGGCCGTGTCAGCGTAAGCCAAGCGGACGAGTATCACAAAATTCGCGAAGCTGCCCAAGCACCGAATCATTTTCTCCGTCTCAAAGAAAGTGATCATGATTTCAGCAATATCTGGGAAAGGGAAGAAGCTTTTGAATCTACCCTAGATTGGTTCAGGCAGACACTATAG